A region from the Paraurantiacibacter namhicola genome encodes:
- a CDS encoding response regulator transcription factor has protein sequence MEQRTRLHIVDSDSRARAEHSRTAFAAGHHAEVYSDMDELLEAAPRDGIILVRDRITGGAMARTMDKLSACGTWLPVVAMARDAAPGRVVSAVKAGALDYLTLPLSREGLKASLAMVESEAAEQVAARRSEVEARQRIEKLSGREREVLDLLADGNSNKGIARELGISPRTVEIHRANMMMKLGAGHAAEAVRIYLQANFPASNDVTPTERPSRYIAAPPVTGSHPRPDRAVVRENGVIRQFPQA, from the coding sequence ATGGAACAGCGAACACGGCTACACATCGTCGACAGTGACAGCAGGGCGCGGGCAGAGCATTCGCGCACCGCATTTGCCGCAGGGCATCACGCGGAAGTCTATTCGGACATGGATGAGCTGCTGGAGGCAGCACCGCGCGATGGCATCATCCTGGTGCGGGACCGGATCACCGGCGGGGCGATGGCGCGCACGATGGACAAGCTTTCCGCCTGCGGCACATGGCTGCCGGTGGTGGCAATGGCGCGCGATGCAGCGCCGGGCCGGGTGGTTTCGGCGGTCAAGGCGGGCGCGCTCGATTACCTGACGCTGCCGCTTAGCCGCGAAGGCCTGAAAGCCTCGCTGGCGATGGTCGAATCCGAAGCCGCAGAGCAGGTCGCCGCGCGTCGCAGCGAGGTCGAGGCCCGCCAGCGCATCGAGAAACTGAGCGGGCGCGAACGCGAAGTGCTGGACCTGCTGGCAGACGGCAATTCCAACAAGGGCATCGCCCGCGAGCTGGGCATCAGTCCGCGCACGGTGGAGATCCACCGCGCCAACATGATGATGAAGCTGGGCGCGGGGCATGCGGCCGAAGCGGTGCGCATTTACCTGCAGGCCAACTTCCCGGCATCGAACGATGTCACGCCCACAGAACGCCCGTCACGCTATATCGCGGCACCGCCAGTGACCGGCAGCCATCCCCGACCGGATCGTGCTGTCGTGCGGGAAAACGGCGTCATCCGCCAGTTCCCCCAGGCCTAG
- a CDS encoding extensin family protein, with protein sequence MPRRAIPFPALLALPLLLAGCSMLPGDRQAPSADVPQAGTLAARQCLSALSDTGTRFEVLPDREYGGGCSTVNSVSLDRLPGDFSPIAVSSLGPVVCEEATAFAKWARFGVDRAARQHLGTGVARIETMGSYSCRNVAGTGRRSAHATAQAIDVSGFVLADGRRISVAGDWDSGTAAERAFLRTVHRSACKRFGTVLGPDYNAAHRDHFHVEKIGGGRTFCR encoded by the coding sequence ATGCCGCGCCGCGCTATCCCTTTCCCGGCCCTGCTGGCCCTGCCCTTGCTGCTGGCGGGCTGTTCGATGCTGCCGGGCGACAGGCAGGCCCCGTCCGCCGATGTCCCGCAGGCGGGCACGCTGGCTGCGCGGCAATGCCTTTCCGCACTGTCCGACACCGGCACGCGCTTCGAGGTCCTGCCGGACCGCGAATATGGCGGCGGGTGCAGCACCGTGAATTCCGTCAGCCTGGACAGGCTGCCCGGCGATTTCTCACCTATCGCGGTCAGCAGCCTTGGCCCGGTCGTGTGCGAAGAGGCGACAGCCTTTGCCAAATGGGCACGCTTCGGTGTGGACCGCGCGGCACGCCAGCACCTTGGCACGGGCGTCGCCCGGATCGAGACGATGGGAAGCTATTCCTGCCGCAATGTCGCAGGCACCGGACGCCGCAGCGCCCATGCCACCGCGCAAGCCATCGACGTGTCAGGCTTCGTGCTTGCAGATGGCAGGCGCATATCTGTCGCAGGCGATTGGGACAGCGGAACCGCAGCGGAGCGCGCATTCCTGCGCACCGTGCATCGCAGCGCCTGCAAGCGTTTCGGGACCGTACTCGGCCCGGATTACAACGCCGCGCACCGCGATCACTTCCATGTCGAGAAGATCGGCGGCGGGCGTACCTTCTGCCGCTAG
- a CDS encoding phosphoserine transaminase, whose product MTDQIALPASKPARPHFSSGPCAKPPGWTPDKLQTECLGRSHRSKIGKARLAYCIDLIRDVLEVPDTHLIGIVPGSDTGAVEMAMWTMLGARPVTTLAWESFGSGWVTDAVKQLKIDPTVIEAPYGELPDLSQVDWSSDVVFTWNGTTSGVKVPNGDWIAADREGLAIADATSAVFAQDIAWDKVDVLTFSWQKVLGGEGAHGVLILGPRAVERLESYTPAWPLPKVFRLTKGGKLIEGIFRGETINTPSMLAVEDAIFALEWGKSLGGLSAMKARADANAAALDRLVQDREWLGHLCADPAIRSNTSVCLTVEGADTDFIKKFAGLLEQQDAAYDIAGYRDAPPGLRIWCGATVDTADIEALGPWFDWAFHSLKA is encoded by the coding sequence ATGACTGACCAAATTGCGCTGCCGGCGAGCAAGCCTGCGCGCCCGCATTTCTCATCCGGACCCTGCGCGAAGCCGCCGGGCTGGACCCCTGATAAATTGCAAACCGAATGCCTCGGCCGCTCGCACCGGTCCAAGATCGGCAAGGCGCGCCTGGCGTACTGCATCGATCTGATCCGCGACGTGCTGGAAGTGCCTGACACGCATCTGATCGGCATCGTGCCCGGCTCCGATACCGGCGCCGTGGAAATGGCCATGTGGACCATGCTGGGCGCGCGCCCGGTGACCACGCTGGCGTGGGAAAGCTTCGGTTCCGGCTGGGTCACCGACGCGGTAAAGCAGCTGAAGATCGATCCCACCGTGATTGAGGCGCCTTACGGCGAGCTGCCGGACCTTAGCCAGGTCGACTGGTCGAGCGATGTCGTCTTCACCTGGAACGGCACGACATCCGGCGTGAAAGTCCCGAATGGCGACTGGATCGCGGCCGACCGCGAAGGCTTGGCCATTGCCGATGCCACCAGCGCGGTGTTCGCGCAGGACATCGCCTGGGACAAGGTCGATGTGCTGACCTTCAGCTGGCAGAAAGTGCTGGGCGGGGAGGGTGCGCACGGCGTGCTGATCCTGGGCCCGCGCGCGGTGGAACGCCTGGAAAGCTACACCCCCGCATGGCCGCTGCCCAAGGTCTTCCGCCTGACTAAGGGCGGCAAGCTGATCGAAGGCATCTTCCGCGGCGAGACGATCAACACACCCAGCATGCTGGCAGTCGAAGATGCGATCTTCGCGCTGGAATGGGGCAAGTCTCTGGGCGGCCTTTCCGCCATGAAAGCGCGGGCCGATGCCAATGCGGCGGCGCTCGACAGGCTGGTGCAGGACCGCGAATGGCTCGGCCACCTGTGCGCCGATCCGGCCATCCGCTCCAACACCAGCGTCTGCCTGACGGTGGAGGGCGCGGATACGGACTTCATCAAGAAGTTCGCCGGCCTGCTGGAGCAGCAAGATGCCGCTTACGATATCGCCGGATACCGCGACGCCCCGCCGGGCCTGCGCATCTGGTGCGGCGCGACCGTCGATACGGCCGATATCGAAGCGCTTGGCCCCTGGTTCGATTGGGCTTTCCACTCGCTGAAGGCTTGA
- the serA gene encoding phosphoglycerate dehydrogenase, which translates to MTKPKVLISDKMDPNAARIFEERGCDVDVITGETPEELKARIGEYDGLAIRSSTTVTQEILDAATNLKVIGRAGIGVDNVDIPYASGKGVVVMNTPFGNSITTAEHAIAMMMALARQIPQADARTQKGEWPKKDFMGIEVTGKTLGLIGAGNIGSIVASRALGLKMKVIAFDPFLTEERAVEIGVEKVDLDTLLARADFITLHTPLTDETRNILSAENLAKTKQGVRIVNCARGGLIDEAALAEKLESGHVAGAALDVFQTEPAKESPLFGLPNFICTPHLGASTTEAQVNVALQVAEQMADYLVNGGVTNALNMPSLSAEEAPKLRPYMGLAENLGSLVGQLAHGNLTRISIEREGAAAGLSGKPIEGAVLAGLMRQYSDTVNMVNAPYLAKERGLDIRSIRHEKEGVYNTLLRVTVGTEDGDRSVAGTLFGAEAPRLVEIFGVRIEAELEGHMLYIVNEDAPGFIGRIGSLLGDNGINIGTFHLGRRTSGGEAVLLLSVDQAIPADVVKKACALQGVKVVKPLSF; encoded by the coding sequence ATGACCAAACCTAAAGTCCTCATCTCCGACAAGATGGACCCGAACGCCGCCCGCATCTTCGAAGAGCGCGGCTGCGATGTCGATGTGATTACCGGCGAAACGCCGGAAGAATTGAAAGCCCGCATCGGTGAATATGATGGCCTCGCCATCCGGTCCTCCACCACGGTGACGCAGGAAATCCTCGATGCCGCCACCAATCTGAAAGTCATCGGCCGCGCCGGTATCGGCGTCGACAATGTCGATATCCCCTATGCCAGCGGCAAGGGCGTGGTGGTGATGAACACGCCGTTCGGCAATTCGATCACCACCGCCGAACATGCGATTGCCATGATGATGGCGCTCGCCCGCCAGATCCCGCAGGCCGATGCCCGCACCCAGAAGGGCGAGTGGCCCAAGAAGGACTTCATGGGCATCGAGGTGACCGGCAAGACGCTGGGCCTGATCGGCGCGGGCAATATCGGCAGCATCGTCGCCAGCCGCGCGCTGGGCCTGAAGATGAAAGTCATCGCGTTCGACCCGTTCCTGACCGAAGAGCGCGCGGTGGAAATCGGCGTGGAGAAGGTGGACCTCGACACTCTGCTGGCGCGCGCAGATTTCATCACGCTGCATACCCCGCTGACGGACGAGACGCGCAATATCCTCTCCGCGGAAAACCTCGCCAAGACGAAGCAAGGCGTGCGCATCGTCAATTGCGCGCGTGGCGGCCTGATCGACGAGGCGGCGCTAGCTGAGAAGCTGGAAAGCGGCCATGTGGCGGGCGCGGCGCTGGACGTGTTCCAGACCGAACCGGCCAAGGAAAGCCCGCTGTTCGGCCTGCCCAATTTCATCTGCACGCCGCACCTTGGCGCCTCCACCACCGAAGCGCAGGTCAATGTTGCGCTGCAGGTGGCCGAGCAGATGGCCGATTACCTGGTCAATGGCGGCGTCACCAATGCGCTAAACATGCCCAGCCTCTCCGCCGAGGAAGCGCCCAAGCTGCGCCCCTATATGGGCCTTGCCGAGAACCTCGGCAGCCTGGTGGGCCAGCTGGCGCATGGCAATCTGACGCGCATCTCCATCGAGCGCGAGGGCGCGGCCGCTGGCCTGTCCGGCAAGCCGATCGAGGGTGCAGTGCTCGCGGGCCTGATGCGCCAGTATTCGGACACGGTAAACATGGTCAACGCGCCGTACCTCGCCAAGGAGCGCGGGCTCGATATCCGCTCCATCCGGCATGAGAAGGAAGGCGTTTACAACACCCTGCTGCGCGTGACCGTGGGCACTGAAGACGGCGATCGGTCCGTCGCGGGCACGCTGTTTGGAGCCGAGGCCCCGCGCCTGGTCGAAATCTTCGGCGTGCGCATCGAGGCGGAGCTAGAAGGCCACATGCTGTATATCGTGAACGAGGACGCGCCCGGCTTCATCGGCCGGATCGGCAGCCTGCTGGGCGATAATGGCATCAACATCGGCACCTTCCATCTTGGCCGCCGTACGTCCGGCGGCGAGGCGGTGCTGCTGCTGAGCGTGGACCAGGCGATCCCGGCCGACGTGGTGAAGAAGGCCTGCGCGCTCCAGGGCGTCAAGGTCGTCAAGCCATTGAGCTTCTGA
- a CDS encoding ATP phosphoribosyltransferase regulatory subunit has protein sequence MTQNIDDLLPEGLEDRLPQSARAAARIEASILHVLDSTGYDRVRPPLVEFEAGQAQRMAGEATRGQFRFTDPASLRTLALRSDMTVQIGRIAATGLADAPRPLRLCYAGQVARIKGDQLDPRRESLQVGAELVGTDTAAAAAEIVQLAIASLEAVGATGISVDFTLPDLVDTLAKAELPLDPSQVEEVRRNLDAKDAAGLRKAGGEAYLPLLYAAGPLEDALRRLDEVDAGGVLDSRMDGLRMIAAQLGDRARVTLDPSERHGFEYQTWFGFTIYVDGLRGALGRGGTYRIGGTDEAATGFSLYPEDFVEAVKADEPARDALFLPPGHDAARAQELRGQGWRTVAALDAADEGRALGCTHVLRDGQPVAY, from the coding sequence ATGACCCAGAATATCGACGACCTGCTGCCCGAAGGGCTGGAAGACCGGCTGCCGCAAAGCGCCCGCGCTGCTGCACGGATAGAGGCGTCGATCCTGCATGTGCTGGACAGCACCGGCTATGACCGGGTCCGCCCCCCGCTGGTGGAGTTCGAGGCCGGGCAGGCGCAGCGCATGGCGGGGGAGGCGACGCGCGGCCAGTTCCGCTTCACCGATCCCGCCAGCCTGCGCACGCTGGCCCTGCGTTCGGACATGACAGTGCAGATCGGGCGGATCGCCGCAACCGGCCTGGCCGATGCGCCGCGCCCGCTGCGGCTGTGCTATGCCGGGCAGGTGGCGCGCATCAAGGGCGACCAGCTCGATCCCCGGCGCGAGAGCCTGCAGGTGGGTGCGGAGCTTGTCGGGACAGACACTGCGGCTGCCGCAGCAGAGATTGTCCAGCTGGCCATCGCCTCGCTGGAAGCGGTCGGGGCAACCGGGATCTCGGTCGACTTCACCCTGCCGGACCTCGTCGATACGCTGGCAAAAGCGGAACTTCCGCTCGATCCCTCTCAGGTGGAGGAAGTGCGCCGCAACCTCGATGCCAAGGATGCCGCCGGGCTGCGCAAGGCTGGCGGGGAAGCGTATTTGCCGTTGCTCTACGCCGCCGGGCCGCTGGAAGACGCACTGCGCCGGCTGGACGAGGTCGATGCAGGCGGCGTTCTGGACAGCCGGATGGACGGATTGCGCATGATCGCCGCGCAGCTTGGCGACCGCGCCCGCGTCACGCTGGACCCGTCCGAACGGCACGGCTTCGAATACCAGACATGGTTCGGCTTCACGATCTATGTCGACGGGCTTCGCGGCGCGTTGGGACGCGGCGGCACCTACCGCATTGGCGGGACGGACGAGGCTGCGACCGGTTTCTCGCTTTATCCCGAAGACTTCGTGGAAGCGGTGAAGGCAGACGAGCCTGCGCGCGATGCGCTGTTCCTGCCGCCCGGTCACGATGCCGCGCGCGCTCAGGAGCTGCGCGGGCAGGGCTGGCGCACCGTCGCGGCGCTGGATGCCGCCGATGAGGGCCGGGCGCTGGGCTGCACGCATGTCTTGCGCGATGGGCAGCCGGTAGCGTATTAG
- a CDS encoding response regulator has translation MEHQRILVVEDDLYNRIFFCAVLEEHGFVVEQVADERTAIDVAAVFGPDLVVMDIQMPHISGIDLIRKLKQRPTLARVPVLAVTGYVGREEEREVRDAGASAILAKPVPIEPFLKAIENALPQAA, from the coding sequence ATGGAACACCAGCGCATCCTCGTCGTCGAGGACGATCTCTATAACCGCATCTTCTTCTGCGCCGTGCTGGAAGAGCATGGCTTCGTGGTCGAACAGGTGGCTGACGAACGCACGGCGATCGACGTCGCCGCGGTGTTCGGGCCGGACCTTGTGGTGATGGATATCCAGATGCCGCACATTTCCGGCATCGACCTGATCCGCAAGCTGAAGCAGCGCCCCACGCTTGCACGCGTGCCCGTGCTGGCAGTCACCGGCTATGTCGGCCGCGAGGAAGAGCGCGAGGTGCGCGACGCCGGCGCATCGGCCATCCTGGCCAAGCCTGTGCCTATCGAGCCATTCCTGAAAGCCATCGAGAACGCCCTGCCGCAGGCGGCGTAA
- a CDS encoding alpha/beta hydrolase: protein MFRPILIAVFTLSLLCALLVSPAGARPEGVRTIAYGTHELQQFDLHAADDAESSAAVPAVIFVHGGGWQRGDKAAASHRAKAAHVTSLGYAFISVNYRLLPESDAEAQAQDVAAAIAYVMENAAALGVDASRIVLSGHSAGAHLAGLVATDESLLAQHGHSPASLAGVILLDGAAYDVEAQIAQADGRRADMYHAAFGTQPDRWRELSPTAHVGGKDAPVFLLLHVERAGAAAQAKALGAMLAAEGRDAEVVGVAGRGLRGHRDISARLGEADYPATPIVTNWLARIFTV, encoded by the coding sequence ATGTTTCGCCCCATTCTGATCGCCGTCTTCACGCTATCGCTGCTGTGTGCCCTGCTGGTCTCGCCTGCTGGCGCGCGGCCGGAAGGTGTGCGCACCATCGCCTATGGCACGCATGAATTGCAGCAATTCGACCTGCACGCGGCGGACGACGCCGAGAGCAGTGCCGCGGTCCCGGCGGTGATCTTCGTGCATGGCGGCGGGTGGCAGCGCGGTGACAAGGCTGCGGCCAGCCACAGGGCGAAAGCCGCGCATGTCACCTCGCTGGGTTACGCCTTCATTTCGGTGAATTACCGGCTGCTCCCGGAAAGCGATGCCGAGGCGCAGGCGCAGGACGTGGCTGCAGCAATTGCCTATGTCATGGAAAATGCCGCGGCACTGGGCGTGGATGCAAGCCGCATTGTGCTGTCCGGCCACAGCGCGGGCGCGCATCTGGCGGGCCTGGTCGCCACGGACGAAAGCCTGCTTGCTCAACACGGCCATTCCCCGGCGTCGCTGGCGGGCGTGATCCTGCTGGACGGCGCGGCTTACGATGTCGAAGCGCAGATCGCGCAGGCTGACGGCAGGCGGGCAGATATGTACCACGCAGCCTTCGGCACGCAGCCGGACCGCTGGAGGGAACTGTCCCCCACCGCGCATGTCGGCGGGAAGGATGCCCCGGTATTCCTGCTGCTGCATGTCGAGCGTGCCGGCGCGGCGGCCCAGGCGAAGGCGCTGGGCGCGATGCTGGCAGCTGAGGGGCGAGATGCAGAAGTGGTGGGTGTCGCCGGACGCGGCCTGCGCGGTCACCGGGACATCAGCGCGCGTCTTGGCGAGGCGGATTATCCGGCAACGCCGATCGTTACGAACTGGCTCGCGCGCATCTTCACTGTCTGA
- a CDS encoding aldo/keto reductase, producing MSDHSKDQPTLTLNDGRSMPQLGYGTFEIPDEDAPGLVGTALGVGYWLVDTAALYENERGVGKGIGEWSDIFLTTKIWNDDQGFDEAKRAFSQSLERLDRAYVDLLLIHWPCPDKGKFVDTWKALIALREEDTAKSIGVSNFRITDLEKLEAETGVRPAVNQIELHPYFQQAELRAVHDEMGIATQCWSPLGQGDALDDPVIKDIASAHGVQPAAVILAWQIQLGCATIPKSSSREHMEGNFKALDVSLTEEDMARIAELDRADGRIGPDPAELC from the coding sequence ATGAGTGACCATTCGAAGGACCAGCCAACGCTTACGCTGAATGACGGGCGGTCGATGCCGCAACTGGGCTACGGAACCTTCGAAATCCCGGACGAAGACGCCCCCGGCCTGGTCGGCACGGCGCTGGGCGTGGGATACTGGCTGGTGGACACGGCTGCGCTTTACGAAAACGAGCGCGGCGTCGGGAAGGGCATCGGCGAGTGGTCGGACATCTTCCTGACCACCAAGATCTGGAATGACGACCAGGGTTTCGACGAGGCGAAGCGGGCCTTCAGCCAGAGCCTGGAGCGGCTGGACCGCGCTTATGTCGACCTGCTGCTGATCCACTGGCCCTGCCCGGACAAGGGCAAGTTCGTGGATACGTGGAAGGCGCTGATTGCCCTGCGCGAGGAAGACACGGCCAAGAGCATCGGCGTCAGCAATTTCCGCATCACCGACCTCGAGAAGCTGGAAGCCGAAACCGGCGTGCGGCCCGCAGTGAACCAGATCGAACTGCATCCCTATTTCCAGCAGGCGGAGCTGCGCGCGGTACATGACGAGATGGGCATCGCCACGCAGTGCTGGAGCCCGCTGGGACAGGGCGATGCGCTGGACGATCCCGTGATCAAGGACATCGCCTCCGCCCACGGCGTCCAGCCGGCAGCGGTCATCCTGGCGTGGCAGATCCAGCTGGGCTGCGCGACCATCCCCAAATCGAGCAGCCGCGAGCATATGGAAGGCAATTTCAAGGCGCTGGATGTGTCGTTGACCGAGGAGGACATGGCGCGCATTGCGGAGCTGGACCGCGCCGATGGCCGGATCGGGCCCGATCCGGCGGAGCTCTGCTGA